CTCCCCTACGAATATCAGGTTGATATCAATCAGGCAACCTGGGTGGAGTTTGCTCAACTTGAGGGTATCGGCCCTTCTCTGGGAAAACGGATTGTAGCCTACCGGGAAGCCAATGGTCCCTTCGCTTCCCTCGATGACTTGAAAAACGTCAACGGAATCGGCGAAAAGAAACTGAACGCCAACCGGAAACACCTGATTTTGGATTCCACCTTGAAGACCTCAATCCATTGAGGTCTGGTTGCGTTCAGGCTTGTACAGCCTCTGAAAGCTGAAGACTGCTGATTCCCTGTTAAAAACAGCAGTTTTTCAATATCTTTGCCGCTCCCGTTCTGAAGTCAGTTGATTCCATACCCGAATCACGGTTGAATAGTCTGTTCAATCATTGATTCAGATCCAGTCTTTCTGGCTGATCTTGCCCGAAATAGCGTTTCATCTAAAGGGTTTACTTCTTATGGCAGGTTTTGATCATGGCTCCCATGAGCCAGATGAACAGGAGAGTCTTGAGACCATTTCGCGAAACACGCGTCTGGGTCTCAAACTCTTCGTAGTCTATCTGGTGTTGTATGGTGGATTTGTATTTCTAAATACGTTTTCGCCTGCCCAGATGGAAGTGGTCGTCTTTGCCGGCTTG
The sequence above is a segment of the Gimesia algae genome. Coding sequences within it:
- a CDS encoding ComEA family DNA-binding protein; this translates as MQDQETNETPSRPFLGLQRDDQYFLGILFTIILLLALIHLIQLSHWGTKSIVIERLPHLPYEYQVDINQATWVEFAQLEGIGPSLGKRIVAYREANGPFASLDDLKNVNGIGEKKLNANRKHLILDSTLKTSIH
- a CDS encoding DUF485 domain-containing protein, which encodes MAGFDHGSHEPDEQESLETISRNTRLGLKLFVVYLVLYGGFVFLNTFSPAQMEVVVFAGLNLAIVYGFTLIIAAFLLALIYGWLCRNEINSPSADNGEAKS